A genomic segment from Colletotrichum higginsianum IMI 349063 chromosome 5, whole genome shotgun sequence encodes:
- a CDS encoding Aminodeoxychorismate lyase yields the protein MATLHLDSASEAILSDPNFEIITTLAYSTGLPTDPRNKDTTARPVCYLLQFGIDRLHAAATDFSWPRVLQELEQENQAQTVAKKIESHMISAFSDAASDPGRRFIVRLAFKKGGELQIMAGPRPVNQSMPMYPTSLGSTRDETISAIPVYVDYLPTSPSLFTKHKTTHRKPYSTAWARVGLDETTSPAECDVLLHNHEGHVTGAVFRTAYFWREGAWVTPGSESGCKLGVSRRWALENAKVKEGVVLASGIEEGELVWLSSAVGGFTQGLVTLVRPKQRS from the coding sequence ATGGCAACCTTACACCTCGACTCTGCCAGTGAGGCTATCTTGTCTGATCCAAACTTCGAGATCATCACTACTTTAGCCTACTCCACCGGGCTGCCAACAGATCCTCGAAACAAGGACACAACAGCACGGCCTGTATGCTATCTCCTTCAGTTCGGCATAGACAGACTCCATGCCGCCGCTACGGACTTCTCTTGGCCCAGGGTCTTGCAAGAGCTAGAGCAAGAGAACCAAGCGCAAACGGTGGCCAAGAAGATCGAGTCACACATGATCTCCGCATTCTCGGACGCGGCTTCAGACCCGGGCAGACGATTCATCGTACGTCTGGCGTtcaagaaggggggagagcTCCAAATCATGGCCGGCCCACGACCCGTTAATCAATCCATGCCGATGTATCCGACTTCTCTCGGGAGTACCCGAGACGAAACGATCTCAGCAATACCGGTTTACGTGGACTACCTGCCCACGAGTCCCTCCCTGTTCACAAAGCACAAAACCACCCATCGCAAGCCGTACAGCACAGCCTGGGCACGGGTCGGACTCGATgagacgacctcgccggcagAATGCGACGTGCTCTTGCATAATCACGAAGGGCACGTCACCGGTGCAGTTTTCAGGACGGCCTACTTCTGGCGCGAAGGCGCATGGGTGACTCCAGGGAGTGAGAGCGGGTGCAAGCTTGGTGTTTCGCGACGATGGGCCCTGGAGAACGCGAAAGTCAAAGAGGGAGTGGTGTTGGCCTCGGGAATCGAGGAGGGAGAGCTCGTCTGGCTGAGCTCGGCGGTCGGCGGCTTTACACAAGGTCTCGTCACGCTGGTGCGGCCGAAGCAAAGATCGTAA
- a CDS encoding MarR-family transcriptional regulator, with protein MDRPNKTSAPGDITIRTHRPGDMGYITHRHGTIYCKEFGFSERFEAYVGKITSDFLFNYDPLMERCWLAERDGAFLGCIMLIKDREAPANARLRCFLVEEAARGSGLGTRLIKLCIDMAREIGYERITLSTDKLMATARRLYTSFGFELKATKEHEDWGERQVGEIWEMRLR; from the coding sequence ATGGATCGTCCGAACAAGACATCCGCCCCAGGAGATATCACGATCCGGACACACCGCCCAGGTGACATGGGTTACATCACGCATCGACACGGAACAATCTACTGCAAAGAATTCGGTTTTAGCGAGCGCTTCGAAGCTTACGTCGGCAAGATTACGTCAGACTTCTTATTCAACTACGACCCTCTCATGGAGCGGTGCTGGCTCGCCGAGAGAGACGGGGCATTTCTTGGGTGCATCATGCTCATCAAAGACCGAGAGGCGCCGGCGAACGCGAGACTGCGATGCTTCCTGGTGGAAGAAGCTGCTCGAGGGTCTGGACTGGGAACCAGGCTAATCAAGCTCTGCATCGACATGGCACGGGAGATTGGGTACGAGCGTATTACGTTGTCGACTGACAAGTTGATGGCCACTGCCCGTCGACTGTACACGAGTTTCGGATTCGAGTTGAAGGCTACCAAGGAACATGAAGACTGGGGAGAGAGGCAGGTGGGCGAAATTTGGGAAATGAGATTGCGTTGA